The sequence below is a genomic window from Armatimonadota bacterium.
ATCAGGGGCCGATCCTCACGATCGCGAACTGGAGCGGAACCAATCCGGGGTTGGTTGGACTTCTGAACTTGAACGGCTCGCTGACCAAGATGGGCGTCAAATACAGTTCGATTTGGAGTCAAAACTTCGACGACGCGTTCTTCCGGCATGGCATCCACGAGTGGTTGGCAACGGGCAAGATCACCCACGACCAGAGCCATATCCATTCGTTCGAGGGGCACCATTGCGGTTCGGATGAGCACCAGCTTGGTCAAGCTTTAGCGGCTGATGTGCGCCAGAACATGGCCATCTTTGGCGTCTTCGATGAAGGTTGCATGGGCATGTACAACGCGATCATTGACGACGAAATGCTGAACCGATGCGGCGTGTACAAGGAGCGGCTGAGCCAATCGGCGCTTCTGGCCGAGATGCAGTTGGTCTCGGAGGCTGAGGCCCTGGCCGTGTACCAGTGGCTTCTCGATCGCGGGATGAAGTTTGTGACCGGTACCGACCCGGTGACCGACCTGATCGAGGCGCACATCGTCGGTCAGTGCAAGATGTACGTTGCGGCTGTGCGGATGGCGGAGCGGTATCGGTGCGACGCTATCGGAATCCAGTATCAACTTGGCCTGGCCGACATGGCCCCGGCTTCGGATTTGGCGGAGGGAATGCTGAATAATCCCGATCGTCCGCCGGTGTTCCACCGAGAAACAGGCGAGGAGCTATACAAGGGCCTGGCTTTGCCGCACTTCAACGAAGTCGACGAGTGCGCCGGATTGGATGCGTTCGTCACGAATCGGGTGTGGACGGCAATGGGAATGGACCCAAGCACGACGCTTCACGACCTCCGTTATGGAGAGGACTTTGATGGGCAGTTCGTGTGGGTCTTCCTGATCTCGGGC
It includes:
- a CDS encoding fucose isomerase; the encoded protein is MSSYQLPTVKSPQKAGHNEVILVASGDWRLAANLVGWPEQHVVEQKVMAAFAAEGYTVRRANPIDPEKGHGFIDSQRMGMDVFAGIDPHAKLIVVESVWQYSHHVLAGLRNHQGPILTIANWSGTNPGLVGLLNLNGSLTKMGVKYSSIWSQNFDDAFFRHGIHEWLATGKITHDQSHIHSFEGHHCGSDEHQLGQALAADVRQNMAIFGVFDEGCMGMYNAIIDDEMLNRCGVYKERLSQSALLAEMQLVSEAEALAVYQWLLDRGMKFVTGTDPVTDLIEAHIVGQCKMYVAAVRMAERYRCDAIGIQYQLGLADMAPASDLAEGMLNNPDRPPVFHRETGEELYKGLALPHFNEVDECAGLDAFVTNRVWTAMGMDPSTTLHDLRYGEDFDGQFVWVFLISGAAPASHFVGGYAGASSERQPSMYFRLGGGSLKGVSRPGDVVWSRIYVMDGALHCDLGLASAVSLPPEETERRWQITTPAWPIMHAVLHGVSRDQMMARHKANHINVVYADSAEMAKKGLWAKATMLQQMGIVVHLCGDCS